The following coding sequences are from one Equus quagga isolate Etosha38 unplaced genomic scaffold, UCLA_HA_Equagga_1.0 88990_RagTag, whole genome shotgun sequence window:
- the LOC124234552 gene encoding ATP-binding cassette sub-family D member 2 produces the protein MTHMLNAAADRVKWTRSSAAKRAACLVAAAYALKTLYPIISKRLKQSGHRKRKEAAYPTAENREILHCTETTCKNSSPGVNADFFKQLLELRKILFPKLVTTETGWLCLHSVALISRTFLSIYVAGLDGKIVKSIVEKKPRTFIIKLIKWLMIAIPATFVNSAIRYLECKLALAFRTRLVGHAYETYFTNQTYYKVINMDGRLANPDQSLTEDIMMFSQSVAHLYSNLTKPILDVILTSYTLIQTATSRGASPIGPTLLAGLVVYATAKVLKACSPKFGKLVAEEAHRKGYLRYVHSRIIANVEEIAFYRGHKVEMKQLQKSYKALADQMNLILSKRLWYIMIEQFLMKYVWSSSGLIMVAVPIITATGFADG, from the exons ATGACACATATGCTAAATGCAGCAGCTGATCGAGTGAAATGGACCAGATCGAGCGCTGCTAAAAGGGCTGCCTGCCTGGTGGCTGCAGCATATGCTCTGAAAACCCTCTATCCCATCATTAGCAAGCGTTTAAAGCAGTCTggccacaggaagagaaaagaagcagcttACCCGactgcagagaacagagaaatactGCATTGCACCGAGACCACTTGTAAAAATTCTTCGCCTGGAGTGAATGCAGATTTTTTCAAACAGCTACTAGAACTTCGGAAAATTCTCTTTCCAAAACTTGTGACCACTGAAACAGGGTGGCTCTGCCTCCACTCGGTGGCTCTAATCTCGAGAACATTTCTGTCTATCTATGTGGCTGGTCTGGATGGAAAAATTGTGAAAAGCATTGTGGAAAAGAAGCCTCGGACTTTCATCATCAAATTAATCAAGTGGCTTATGATTGCCATCCCTGCTACCTTTGTGAACAGTGCAATAAGGTACCTGGAGTGCAAACTGGCTTTGGCCTTCAGAACTCGCCTAGTAGGCCATGCCTATGAAACCTATTTTACAAATCAGACTTATTATAAGGTGATCAATATGGATGGGAGGCTGGCAAACCCTGACCAGTCTCTTACTGAGGATATTATGAtgttctcccaatctgtggctcaCTTGTATTCTAATCTGACCAAACCTATTTTAGATGTAATCCTGACCTCCTATACGCTCATCCAGACTGCTACATCCAGAGGAGCTAGCCCAATTGGGCCCACCCTATTAGCAGGGCTTGTGGTATATGCCACTGCTAAAGTGTTGAAAGCCTGCTCTCCCAAATTTGGTAAATTGGTGGCTGAAGAAGCTCATAGAAAAGGCTATTTGCGGTATGTGCACTCCAGAATTATAGCCAATGTTGAAGAAATTGCCTTTTACAGAGGACATAAG GTGGAAATGAAGCAACTCCAGAAAAGTTACAAAGCTTTAGCCGATCAGATGAACCTCATTTTATCCAAACGTTTGTGGTACATCATGATAGAGCAGTTCTTGATGAAGTATGTTTGGAGCAGCAGTGGACTGATTATGGTGGCTGTACCTATTATCACTGCAACTGGCTTTGCAGATGGTG